The Methanosarcina acetivorans C2A genome includes the window GTGAACATTGAAGAGGGAGATTTTGTTTCCTTTATGGGTCCTTCGGGTTCGGGAAAGTCCACCCTGCTTAACATTGTTGGCTGCCTGGACCAGCCGACATCAGGTAATGTTTTTATCGAAGGTCGCGAAATTGATTACAGGAATTCTTCCAATCTTGTCCGTCTTCACAGGCAGACAATAGGTTTTATCTTCCAGGCTTTTAACCTCATCTCCACAATGAATGCCATGGAGAACGTCTGCTACCCCCTGTACTTTAACAGAGTCCCCCACTCCCGGCAAGAAAAGAGGGCAACCGAGCTTCTTAACCTGGTCGGGCTCGGAGACAGGATGCACCACCTGCCTTCCGAGTTATCAGGAGGGGAACAGCAAAGGGTTGCTATAGCAAGAGCTCTTGCAAACAACCCCAAGCTTATCCTGGCAGACGAACCTACAGGAAACCTTGATTCAGGTACCGGGAAAAAGGTCACGGACCTTATGAGAAAAATCAATCGAGAGCAGGGCGTAAGTTTTCTTGTTACGACTCACGACCATGAAATGGCCAGAACTGCGGACAGGGTGATAAAACTGAAGGATGGGAAAATAACTGATTAATTTTTTAATACATGAGACTTTACCAAAGACTTTAATAATGATTTAAAAGCTAAGAAAAGATCTATAAACGCTTATTTAGCTTATTATTTACTTTAAGAACCTTTAGAAAGACTACTCCATGAATTATTATGCACAATTCCGCTAAAATATCTAACCTTAACTCTGCCACAAATAGGGAATAACTTTTTCAGATAACAATGCTCTTGATTATGTTTCACTCCGAATTTTCGGAGATGAATGTGAATTTTTTTAGACTGTTTCTTCGAAAGCTAAAGATGACAAATTGATGTTTGAGCCTACTGACATCGAATTTAATATAAGCAAAGACGTAAAGATTACTCAAAATTATTCCCTAGAGGAACTAACTTTTCTCTATATCTCTTAGTTTGTGTCAGACAAATTTTTCGGCATCTAAAGACTAGACAATACTAAATGTATAAAAAATTTCTGGTGAAATTGAAAGTAACAGAGAGAAAAATGCATAACTCCGTTAGAAAAACAGTATCAAAAGACAAAATCATCTAATTGGTTTGTTCCCTAAGCGATGGAGATTTAAGGATCTAATAAATATGAGATTCAATAAAATATTTACGAGAAAATAAAATATTTATGAGAAAATTCAGAGTTTAACTTACAAATCGATCAGCGAATTATTTATCAGCAAATATTAAAAAATCTATAACCTACCATTCACTAATAAAAAAGGATTAAAATGAATTAAACTAGAAAAAATTGAATAATATCATATTAAATCAATTAGAAGTTCTCTAAAATTACTTTTTCAACATAATAAAAGTTATTAATGGATATTATTGAAAGATAAGTACTTTTGATGAAAGTGACAAAAACTCAGCTTCAAAAATTATTTGAATTCCACATCACGAGGCAATTATTTTTTACGGTTAAGTAATACAAATTTTAAATATGATAATATTAAATATTATGAATATTATCAAAAGTGTTAAATATCTGCTCAACATATGTAGTTCTGTCCAAAAATGTCTGAAGACAACAAAACAGACACGTCTCCTAAATATGTCTGCGAAGTATTCGACTCTGAGAATTCCTCGCCTGTAAATTATGCAGGTGAGGGGTTTCAGGTAGAGAAAAATATCCGTATCTATTTGTGAATAGTGTCCGAAAGTATAATTCAGAGAATTTTATCTGCGTTTTTTGAGAAAAAACCTGGACTCAAACTCCATAGGTTCTGACCCATATTGAAAATAAATGAAGAAAATGTTATGGCAGCGTACCAAAAGTTGTGGGAAATTTGAGAAAAATTATCTCAATTCCCTTTCATTTTATCAAATTTTCCCATGTTTTTTTATTTTTCTCCTTAATCATATCATTGCAAACATATCCACTACATCATCGAAGTCTATCCTTCCGTTTCCGTTGAAGTCGAAGTACTCCACCGGCATATTTTCCTCTATCCAGTCCATATTGTGGAAATAAGCCACTATATCCACGAAACTGAACTCCCCGTTTCCGGTGAGGTCTTCATAGAGCCCATCTCCGTCGAGGTCTCTAGGGGCATATTCCTGGCCCGGCAGTGGGGACAGAAGGGTTACTTCAATTGTCCCTGCCAGGAGAGCTGGTTCGATAGAGTCTCCGGAATCGTCCTCCAGACGTTTAACTCCTATTGAAAGGTTCGCAGATCCTTTCTCCTTTCCAGAAACAGTGAGAGTGGCAAGCACAACATCTGCTGCCCCTTCCTTAACGGAATCTTCCAGGTCAACAGTCTTCATGTAGATCGAAGTCCCGGGCAGGGTAGAGTTCTCAGTAATCAAAGCCCAGGAAGGGTACTCGATATCAACTATTTCGGCAACAGCCGGGTCGTCGAGAGCAACGGTCAGGTTGTAGCCTGCAAGACCTGCAGGGAAGTTGCTTGCAACGAGATTTATTTCAGTAGATTCGTTTTCCGAAACTGAGGAACTTTCAGGGTCGAAATAGAGAGTTACAGTTGACCCGGAAGCTTCGGAAACTTCGATGTAACTCGATTTCAACTCAAAGTCAGAACCTGCATCATTTTCCACAGTCAGATTTACGGTGTAGCTACCTGCTGCAGAATAAGTGTGCGAGGGGTTCTGCTCAGTTGAGTTTGCTCCGTCCCCGAAGTCCCAGAACCATGAAGTCGGAGACCCGGTTGATGTATCGGTAAAGTTTACTGCCAGCGGGGCATCTCCAGATGTCGGGGTTGCCGTAAAGTCGGCCACTGGCGCAGCAGGTGCCGATTCCTCATATTCGATAACAAGGATCTGCTGGAGTGCGTCCATACCTCCGCTTGTCGTGCTCTGGACTCCCGCCTCGTTTCCTGTTGCGTTGATGTAGTTTGTAGCATCAAAGGCCAGAGGGCTTCCTGAATTTGAACTTCCCTGCCATGCATTGGTTGCCACTATGTTTCCGTTGAAAAGCAGGTTTCCTTCATCGGGCCCCGCACTTCCCGCGAAGCTGTACAGCATAGCGTTTGTGACCTTTTCCACATCAATTGACATGCCGGTGAAAGGAGCGTATGCAGTAGCCTCTTCAGGCGTGGTCCCGTAACTGGACGCAGATAAACCAAGCTCGTCGCATTCTTCATTAATGAAGATCTGCTTCCGGGTTTCATTATCGTTTCCGTAGACCACAACAAGGGTGCTGGGGTACAGTGCGTTTTTGTTTTCGCCAACAGGCGTCATGACAAGGCTGTTTCCTGCAGAGCTAAACTTGTCGGTTACATCGTAGACACAGAGCCCGTATTCATAATCAGCATATGCTCCAAAATTGCTCCAGTCCCTGTAGAGGGTTCCGTTTCCTGTTGAGATGTTTCCGTTATCAAGGATGTACCCGTTGAAGTCAATATTCAACCACGGATATCCGCCGGGAGTCTGGTCCCAGTTGTAGGCGACATAAAGCAAGACCTTTTCTATGGTGGAGTCGTCCGGAACCGGAAGGTCGCTTGCAGTCCAGGTTTCGGTCCTGCTCTCCCAGCCAACAGGTTGGTAAGCAGAATCAGGCTGAGTGGAATACAAAAGGTTCCCCTGGAGATCAAAG containing:
- a CDS encoding ABC transporter ATP-binding protein; this translates as MNIVETRNLAKYYTFDSGLRVEALRGINVNIEEGDFVSFMGPSGSGKSTLLNIVGCLDQPTSGNVFIEGREIDYRNSSNLVRLHRQTIGFIFQAFNLISTMNAMENVCYPLYFNRVPHSRQEKRATELLNLVGLGDRMHHLPSELSGGEQQRVAIARALANNPKLILADEPTGNLDSGTGKKVTDLMRKINREQGVSFLVTTHDHEMARTADRVIKLKDGKITD